A portion of the Francisella uliginis genome contains these proteins:
- a CDS encoding MDR family MFS transporter codes for MQTNTTNTTGFWSQKRSIVAIAISLLALAEIVDLTIVAVAIPQIMGAIGANVETIADVTTVYIVTAAIFILLSGLVIEKYGIKRVALISSVIFGVSSIMCGLSTSLTEMIIFRAFQGLGGAFLPSVAQTYISTSFKNEEYNKMMTVYSMVIVMGPIVGPVLGGAICENMSWEWIFYVNVPLCLIAFVIIAFMMETTKIKKIKIDYISFGFMAIGVGCLEFFIDNGNTDGWFDSIKIIILLAISIVSLGFFIWRGLIYSSVVKFRIFKNMNFVIACFLCFMFVLLFSAAMAYLPTMLQQVYGYPVDLAGYITAPRGIAAVIGAGLTQTILVKKLGVRKTISLGMIVFGISCLMQASFSATASEFDIILTTAIQGFGMMMFFIPFMSVLVVGVADEDMGDMSGSFNFFRNFGSSVGTAFVATFISRNQQTTYQELSQNISSLNQNFQSWAHSLPMPEASTIAIAKQQILHQSSLLSYINSFYVVGILSLALAFVPFLLKEPPKDAPVPVMH; via the coding sequence ATGCAAACAAATACGACTAATACAACAGGATTCTGGAGCCAAAAAAGATCTATAGTTGCAATAGCAATAAGCTTACTTGCTCTAGCTGAAATTGTTGACTTAACTATTGTTGCCGTTGCAATACCTCAAATTATGGGGGCTATTGGTGCAAATGTTGAAACAATAGCTGATGTTACTACCGTGTATATTGTTACTGCAGCAATCTTTATTTTATTATCTGGACTTGTAATAGAAAAATATGGAATTAAGCGTGTTGCCTTAATCTCTTCGGTCATCTTTGGTGTCTCATCGATAATGTGTGGATTATCAACATCTTTGACAGAGATGATTATCTTTAGAGCTTTTCAGGGTTTAGGAGGAGCATTCTTACCATCTGTTGCTCAAACCTATATATCAACAAGCTTCAAAAATGAAGAATATAATAAAATGATGACTGTATATAGTATGGTTATCGTTATGGGACCTATTGTTGGGCCTGTCTTAGGTGGTGCAATTTGTGAAAACATGTCATGGGAATGGATATTCTATGTAAACGTCCCTCTTTGTTTGATAGCTTTTGTCATAATTGCCTTTATGATGGAAACTACTAAAATTAAAAAAATTAAAATAGACTATATCAGCTTTGGATTTATGGCTATTGGTGTCGGCTGTTTAGAATTTTTCATAGATAATGGTAATACAGATGGTTGGTTTGATTCTATTAAAATAATAATCCTACTTGCTATATCAATAGTTTCTCTGGGCTTTTTCATATGGCGGGGATTAATTTATTCATCTGTTGTTAAATTTAGAATCTTCAAAAATATGAATTTTGTCATAGCTTGTTTCTTGTGCTTTATGTTTGTACTTTTATTCTCTGCAGCAATGGCATACTTACCAACAATGTTACAGCAAGTTTATGGTTATCCCGTTGATTTAGCCGGATACATAACTGCTCCTAGAGGTATAGCTGCTGTTATTGGTGCCGGTCTAACGCAAACAATATTAGTAAAAAAATTAGGTGTTCGAAAAACTATTAGTTTAGGAATGATAGTATTTGGAATATCTTGTTTAATGCAAGCAAGTTTTTCTGCTACAGCTAGTGAATTTGATATTATTCTTACTACTGCTATTCAAGGTTTTGGAATGATGATGTTCTTTATCCCTTTTATGAGTGTGCTTGTTGTTGGTGTTGCTGATGAAGATATGGGCGATATGTCAGGATCATTTAACTTCTTTAGAAATTTTGGAAGCTCTGTTGGAACAGCTTTTGTTGCGACATTTATATCAAGAAATCAACAAACTACTTATCAAGAGCTATCACAGAATATATCTTCTTTAAACCAAAATTTTCAGTCTTGGGCTCACTCTTTACCTATGCCTGAGGCATCAACTATTGCTATAGCGAAGCAGCAAATATTACATCAAAGTAGCTTATTAAGCTATATTAACTCTTTTTACGTTGTAGGTATATTAAGCTTAGCTTTAGCTTTTGTACCATTTTTATTAAAAGAACCACCTAAAGATGCTCCTGTTCCAGTGATGCATTAA
- a CDS encoding AraC family transcriptional regulator, which translates to MKTGQNYSDTEILSFGDWLDGPSIVAIKGGNSPDSENQINSKETDWHHHSRGKIFCVESGLVHVSTPNGSWVLPSNRAGWVPPNTSHKIRISGIVHGWVIFILPSICETLPDTSRVIPMSQVLRALALRAVEWDKQQTLTEEQEYIATIICNEIRRAPEEALHLPMPKSNRLIKVANAIVDNPSLDKSLEEWASFGAMSSRTLRRAFLTETGLSFSRWRQQAQLAHGLDMLAQDIPVTEVSDSLGYASSSNFIAMFRRAFGKTPKQYFSSRDE; encoded by the coding sequence TTGAAAACTGGCCAAAATTATTCTGATACAGAAATTCTCTCTTTTGGTGACTGGTTAGATGGCCCATCAATTGTAGCAATTAAAGGTGGAAACTCTCCAGATAGCGAAAATCAAATCAACTCTAAAGAGACAGATTGGCATCATCATTCACGAGGTAAGATATTTTGTGTGGAAAGTGGTCTAGTACATGTTAGTACTCCAAATGGCTCATGGGTTTTGCCTTCTAATAGGGCAGGATGGGTGCCTCCCAATACTTCACATAAGATACGTATTAGTGGTATTGTTCATGGTTGGGTAATTTTTATATTACCTAGTATCTGTGAGACTCTACCAGATACTTCTCGTGTAATCCCAATGAGTCAGGTATTAAGAGCATTAGCACTAAGAGCAGTCGAATGGGATAAACAACAAACCCTAACAGAAGAGCAGGAATATATAGCAACTATAATTTGTAATGAAATTAGACGAGCACCAGAAGAAGCATTACATTTACCAATGCCAAAATCAAATAGACTAATAAAAGTCGCAAATGCTATAGTTGATAATCCATCTCTTGATAAAAGTTTAGAGGAATGGGCCTCGTTTGGAGCTATGTCATCACGTACTTTAAGAAGAGCTTTTTTAACTGAAACAGGTCTTAGTTTTTCGCGTTGGCGTCAACAAGCCCAACTAGCTCATGGTTTAGATATGTTAGCACAAGATATACCAGTTACTGAAGTTTCAGATTCATTAGGCTACGCATCATCAAGTAACTTTATAGCAATGTTTCGTCGAGCATTTGGCAAAACACCTAAGCAGTATTTTTCGAGTAGAGATGAGTAA
- a CDS encoding long-chain-fatty-acid--CoA ligase: MSKFSKKTWLSNYPENTPKDIEPNIYTLLDLYEKAILQYPYRDAVSCHDVNLSFSQVDDLATKIASFLQNDLGIEKGDRVAIVLPNCLQFTVCLFACIKIGAVFVNINPLYKADELEAIFNNCNVRVAIVMDMFAHHIQKAKININSLENIIVTNIADLYPFPKKQVIGLVSKHLIKDKPKYNKNIFIQFTNVIKADKRLYKKPNITKDNILCLQYSSGTTGKPKGAILTHDNVASNIQQVWAWIKHDMNVFEQVLITALPLYHIFSLSANLLCFFFAGAKNVLIPNARDIKDLIKTMSKNEFTIFNGLNTLYMAMLEHPDFEKINKTRYQYSLSGGMPISRKIYLRWLDRTGVELKEGYGMTEMSPAISLNKFNESEEDYFGTCGYPIPGTQLSIRNLETSEEIDECFKEGEIWLKGPQQCQGFWNDEKNNELYFTEDGWLKTGDVGYIDKKGRLTISDRLKNMIIVSGFNVYPREIEICILKLEDIKEVAVTGIESKTSGERAIAFISLEKGSKLTEKDIIDHCREKLASYKVPKTCIFVKTLPKNNTGKIDIKKLKNDFL, from the coding sequence ATGAGTAAATTTTCTAAAAAGACTTGGTTGTCTAATTATCCCGAGAATACACCTAAAGATATAGAACCAAATATATACACTCTTTTAGACTTGTATGAAAAAGCTATACTTCAATATCCTTATCGAGATGCTGTATCTTGTCACGATGTAAATCTATCTTTTTCTCAAGTAGATGATCTAGCAACAAAAATAGCTAGCTTCCTTCAGAATGACTTAGGTATTGAAAAAGGTGATAGAGTTGCGATAGTTTTACCAAACTGTTTACAGTTTACTGTTTGTTTATTTGCATGTATAAAGATAGGAGCAGTATTTGTTAATATTAACCCACTTTACAAAGCTGATGAATTAGAAGCTATTTTTAACAACTGTAATGTCAGAGTTGCTATTGTAATGGATATGTTTGCTCACCATATTCAAAAAGCAAAAATCAATATTAACTCTTTAGAAAATATAATTGTCACAAATATTGCTGACTTATATCCATTCCCTAAAAAGCAAGTTATAGGATTAGTTTCTAAGCATCTAATTAAAGATAAGCCTAAATATAATAAAAATATATTTATACAATTTACAAACGTGATAAAAGCAGATAAAAGATTGTATAAAAAACCAAATATAACTAAAGATAATATCTTATGTTTACAATATTCAAGTGGTACTACAGGCAAACCTAAAGGTGCAATTCTTACGCATGATAATGTTGCCTCAAATATCCAACAAGTCTGGGCTTGGATAAAACATGATATGAATGTATTTGAGCAGGTTCTTATTACAGCACTTCCGCTTTATCATATATTTTCACTAAGTGCTAATTTGTTGTGTTTCTTTTTTGCAGGCGCTAAGAATGTCTTAATCCCAAATGCTCGAGACATCAAAGATCTAATCAAAACGATGTCAAAAAATGAGTTTACTATTTTTAATGGTTTGAACACTCTTTATATGGCTATGTTGGAGCACCCAGATTTTGAAAAAATTAATAAAACAAGATATCAGTATTCTCTAAGTGGTGGAATGCCTATCTCGCGTAAAATCTACTTAAGATGGTTAGATCGAACTGGTGTTGAGCTTAAAGAAGGCTATGGTATGACAGAGATGTCTCCTGCGATATCTTTAAATAAATTTAATGAATCAGAAGAAGATTACTTTGGTACATGTGGCTATCCTATTCCAGGCACTCAACTAAGTATTAGAAATCTAGAAACTTCTGAAGAGATCGATGAGTGCTTCAAAGAAGGAGAAATTTGGCTAAAAGGTCCCCAACAATGCCAAGGCTTCTGGAATGATGAAAAAAATAATGAATTATATTTTACTGAAGATGGCTGGCTAAAAACAGGCGATGTTGGTTATATCGATAAAAAAGGTCGCTTAACAATATCTGATAGACTCAAAAATATGATTATTGTATCTGGATTTAATGTATATCCACGTGAAATAGAAATATGTATTCTAAAATTAGAAGATATCAAAGAGGTCGCTGTAACAGGGATAGAATCTAAGACATCTGGAGAAAGAGCAATTGCTTTTATCTCATTAGAAAAAGGTTCTAAATTAACCGAAAAAGATATAATTGATCATTGCCGGGAAAAATTAGCAAGCTATAAGGTTCCAAAAACATGTATTTTTGTAAAAACTTTACCCAAAAACAATACTGGTAAAATTGATATCAAAAAACTTAAAAACGACTTTTTATAA
- a CDS encoding 16S rRNA (uracil(1498)-N(3))-methyltransferase: protein MRTIRGFFAKISNNTKNLSISGEYYNYFKNVLRLKKNDIVELFNDLDGLQYKTKILNVNNKSIDLEVISSKEIKNENPYQINLYQSLIKNENFELVIQKATELGVNNIYPIITEFTNHKFDKKGFDKKIERWNKIAISATEQCGRVFIPKLHTPTNLHDIDINTRSLNFTLCPYSRTIEDIKYQIENHSEFNIFIGPEGGFSENEMSYFKESNFSMINLGKRILKAETAPINIISIINFLKQSF from the coding sequence ATGAGAACTATTAGAGGTTTTTTTGCTAAAATTTCAAACAATACAAAAAATCTTTCAATATCTGGAGAATACTATAATTACTTTAAGAATGTTCTTAGACTTAAAAAAAACGATATAGTTGAATTATTTAATGATCTAGATGGTCTGCAATATAAAACAAAAATACTAAATGTAAATAATAAAAGCATCGATCTTGAGGTAATTTCTTCAAAAGAGATAAAAAATGAAAACCCCTATCAAATAAACTTATACCAATCACTAATTAAAAATGAAAATTTTGAACTTGTAATTCAAAAAGCTACTGAGCTGGGAGTAAATAATATATACCCAATAATTACAGAATTTACAAATCATAAATTTGATAAGAAAGGATTTGATAAAAAAATAGAAAGATGGAATAAAATAGCTATATCTGCAACAGAACAATGTGGTCGTGTATTTATCCCTAAGTTACATACACCTACAAATTTGCATGATATAGATATAAACACAAGATCTTTAAACTTTACACTTTGTCCATACTCTAGAACTATTGAAGATATTAAGTATCAAATTGAAAATCATTCTGAGTTTAATATATTTATTGGACCAGAAGGAGGCTTTAGTGAAAATGAAATGAGCTATTTCAAAGAAAGTAATTTCTCCATGATAAATTTAGGCAAAAGAATACTCAAAGCTGAAACAGCACCTATAAATATAATATCAATAATTAATTTTCTTAAACAATCTTTCTAA
- a CDS encoding DUF445 domain-containing protein, whose product MKIFNKSFITNLIALFLALLGWYLANDHIKSIGFYALSGALTNWIAIYMLFEKIPFLYGSGIIPNKFESFKKAIKKMIMEQFFSPENLDKFLASDEIKKYLSNTITSKISYDKIFDSFVDMLMTSKYGSMIEMFLGGKDALEGLRQPFIEKLDAKILELVDGLKIDSETLSKKTSQKIEKLIDMRLEELTPQMIKEIVQRIIREHLGWLVVWGGVFGGLIGLIASFIV is encoded by the coding sequence ATGAAAATATTTAATAAAAGTTTTATAACAAACTTAATTGCTCTGTTCTTAGCGTTGCTTGGGTGGTATTTAGCAAATGATCATATAAAGAGTATTGGTTTTTATGCTTTATCTGGAGCATTGACTAATTGGATTGCTATATACATGTTATTTGAGAAAATTCCATTTTTATATGGCTCAGGAATTATTCCAAATAAGTTTGAGAGTTTTAAAAAGGCTATAAAGAAAATGATTATGGAGCAATTTTTTTCTCCAGAAAATTTAGATAAGTTTCTGGCAAGTGATGAGATCAAAAAGTATCTTAGCAATACAATAACTTCAAAGATTAGTTATGATAAGATTTTTGATAGTTTTGTCGATATGTTAATGACTAGTAAATATGGATCAATGATAGAAATGTTCTTAGGAGGTAAGGATGCTTTAGAAGGTCTAAGGCAGCCTTTTATAGAAAAGCTAGATGCAAAAATTTTGGAACTTGTTGATGGTTTAAAAATAGATAGTGAGACTCTTTCAAAGAAGACTAGTCAAAAGATAGAGAAACTTATCGATATGCGTCTAGAGGAGTTGACGCCTCAAATGATAAAAGAAATAGTTCAAAGAATTATTAGAGAACATCTTGGCTGGCTTGTTGTCTGGGGAGGTGTATTTGGAGGATTAATAGGTCTAATAGCTAGTTTTATTGTTTAG
- a CDS encoding MlaD family protein, whose product MNENSIKNLIAGLFVIFMVFVMIFIGFFLSGGFKNQSTTTYMTNFSSISGLNVGSAVSYKGFDVGKVSDISINEKNPKLVSVYMKIDSSIPIYKQTVATLQTVGITGQSVVELSLDIGKNDVGLDLINKQKDKINIIKSKPSQLKNIMKKVGAIADSLEQISAKFNKMLSPQNLDKFNEFTDSINILLYNLSNSSIYFNKTLMNFNDTMTESQETITRLNDVMRLLQYDPSIIVRGVEHDN is encoded by the coding sequence ATGAATGAAAATAGTATAAAGAACCTTATCGCAGGATTATTTGTGATTTTCATGGTATTTGTGATGATCTTTATAGGATTCTTCTTATCAGGAGGGTTTAAAAATCAATCAACAACTACTTATATGACAAATTTTTCTAGCATCTCTGGTTTAAATGTTGGTTCAGCAGTTTCATATAAAGGTTTTGATGTTGGCAAGGTTAGCGATATATCTATTAATGAGAAAAATCCTAAACTAGTTAGTGTATATATGAAAATAGATAGTAGTATTCCGATATATAAACAAACAGTTGCAACTCTACAAACTGTAGGAATCACAGGTCAATCAGTGGTGGAATTATCTTTAGACATTGGTAAAAATGATGTAGGTCTAGATTTGATAAACAAACAAAAAGATAAAATAAACATTATTAAATCTAAACCATCACAACTTAAAAATATTATGAAAAAGGTTGGAGCAATAGCTGACTCTCTAGAGCAAATATCTGCTAAGTTTAATAAGATGCTATCTCCTCAAAATTTAGATAAATTTAATGAGTTTACAGATAGTATAAATATACTTCTTTATAATCTGAGTAATTCATCTATCTACTTTAATAAAACACTTATGAACTTTAATGATACCATGACTGAAAGCCAAGAAACTATTACTCGTTTAAATGATGTTATGCGACTACTTCAGTATGATCCTTCAATTATTGTTAGAGGAGTTGAACATGATAATTAA
- a CDS encoding ABC transporter ATP-binding protein: protein MNESIIQVRNLCTKFGKEWIHKDLNLDIPPEKISCIIGASGCGKTTLMREILMLQPIYSGKIFLLGQEISKLVDNPIKRKQISSNMSMMFQHCALFSSLTNLQNVIFPLKQHTNLPMDILTDIAIIKLRMVGLKEEAFNKYPSEISGGMLKRVALARTIALDPKVVFLDEPHAGLDPFSIKAMDELILYLKEELGISVVMITHDLNTIWRIVDDIIYMDEKRIMLHDTVKFVSQQTQYQSIRNFFDPHNEGKY from the coding sequence ATGAATGAAAGCATTATTCAAGTAAGAAACCTCTGTACTAAATTTGGTAAGGAATGGATTCATAAAGATTTAAATCTTGATATCCCCCCAGAAAAAATAAGTTGCATTATTGGTGCTAGTGGATGTGGTAAAACTACTCTAATGAGAGAAATCCTTATGCTACAGCCTATTTATTCTGGTAAAATTTTTTTACTCGGTCAGGAAATATCAAAACTAGTAGATAATCCAATTAAACGCAAACAAATTTCTAGCAATATGAGTATGATGTTTCAACATTGTGCTCTTTTTTCATCATTAACTAACTTACAAAACGTAATATTTCCTTTAAAACAACATACAAACCTTCCTATGGACATACTTACAGATATAGCGATTATAAAACTAAGAATGGTTGGTCTTAAAGAAGAGGCTTTTAATAAGTATCCTTCTGAGATAAGTGGTGGTATGTTAAAAAGAGTTGCTTTAGCAAGGACTATTGCATTAGATCCTAAAGTTGTTTTTTTAGATGAACCACATGCTGGATTAGATCCATTTTCAATAAAAGCAATGGACGAACTTATTTTATATTTAAAGGAAGAATTGGGAATATCTGTAGTTATGATTACTCATGATCTAAACACTATTTGGCGAATTGTTGATGATATTATATATATGGATGAAAAAAGAATAATGTTACATGATACTGTTAAGTTTGTTTCTCAGCAAACTCAATATCAAAGTATAAGAAATTTTTTTGATCCACATAATGAGGGTAAATATTAG
- a CDS encoding MlaE family ABC transporter permease, producing MDLKIDKDTIYFEGLLTLKQVKPKSIDKKINKIKNDIKHLDISKVDNLDTAGAYFIIKLANSLKLSKKQIIVNSEKNKNLIDIVFKNFPCQKDEELVKKTNNVVFNSIYTLGKNTNDLLSEIKASIGFLGAIFIGYLTLIRKPYKSFFSIVLNITYDSTIKALSIVILLSLIVGLVLTYLPLGLMQQYGTQIFVVDMLGVSSFREFAPLFTAIIIAGRSGSSFTSEIGIMKVNEEIDALQTIGEDPIQRLVLPRITALVISLPVLTTIAMVANIVGGIIIMDLIAGISPLQFIDRLFTYVSVNHFYIGLLKTPFFALVIAGIGCHQGISVKRDSQSVGKATTTSVVYSIFLIIVVDAIFAVALNGS from the coding sequence ATGGATTTAAAAATAGATAAAGACACTATTTATTTTGAAGGCTTGCTAACTCTTAAGCAAGTTAAGCCAAAATCAATTGATAAAAAGATTAATAAAATAAAAAATGATATAAAACATTTAGATATTTCAAAAGTTGATAATCTAGATACTGCTGGTGCTTACTTTATAATCAAATTAGCCAACTCTCTAAAGCTAAGTAAAAAACAAATAATAGTTAATAGCGAGAAAAACAAAAATTTAATTGATATCGTTTTTAAAAATTTCCCTTGCCAAAAAGATGAGGAACTTGTAAAAAAAACTAATAACGTTGTCTTTAATAGCATCTACACTCTAGGTAAAAACACCAATGACCTTTTATCAGAGATTAAAGCTAGTATTGGGTTTCTTGGTGCAATATTTATTGGTTACCTGACTCTTATTCGTAAACCATATAAATCTTTTTTTTCTATCGTACTAAATATTACTTATGACTCAACAATTAAGGCATTAAGTATAGTTATACTTTTATCATTAATTGTCGGGCTAGTTTTAACATATCTACCACTTGGATTAATGCAACAATATGGAACACAGATATTTGTTGTAGATATGTTAGGAGTTTCATCTTTCAGGGAGTTTGCTCCATTATTTACAGCCATTATAATTGCCGGTAGAAGTGGTTCTTCTTTTACATCTGAAATAGGTATTATGAAAGTTAATGAAGAAATAGATGCACTGCAAACGATTGGCGAAGACCCAATACAACGCTTAGTTTTACCAAGAATTACAGCTCTAGTTATAAGCTTACCTGTACTTACAACTATAGCAATGGTTGCTAATATAGTTGGCGGTATTATAATAATGGATCTAATTGCTGGAATATCACCTTTACAGTTTATTGATCGACTATTTACTTATGTTAGTGTTAATCATTTTTACATAGGACTACTTAAGACCCCTTTCTTTGCTTTAGTAATTGCAGGAATTGGTTGTCACCAGGGTATTTCCGTAAAAAGAGACTCGCAAAGTGTTGGTAAAGCGACAACTACAAGTGTTGTTTATTCAATATTTTTAATAATTGTCGTTGATGCAATTTTTGCCGTGGCATTAAATGGGTCTTGA
- a CDS encoding glucosaminidase domain-containing protein has product MMNKKSFLKYFCISLSLILLAIILSFEQKVKYPTEKFFIASSNYQEIQKPDFSSIEDPTKKKAAFIEYMLTAIEIANKEICLEKKQIQNLKKAYLRKQAFNKKEAGVLDEYLKYYKIEKKHPPLDQLKLLELKINTVPTSFILAQAILESGWGTSRFAKDYNNYFGLHCYSKDCGVKALDANVYLEAFNNATDSVLGYYHRLNTGSNFKDFRVIRNKVNNQQLPVSALFDTLESYSEIGSHEYKQRLTSIIKLNNLTQYNSIKYCQ; this is encoded by the coding sequence ATGATGAATAAAAAATCTTTTTTAAAATATTTTTGTATTTCTCTATCTTTAATATTACTTGCAATAATTTTATCTTTTGAACAAAAAGTCAAATACCCTACCGAAAAATTTTTTATAGCATCTAGCAATTATCAAGAAATTCAAAAGCCTGACTTTTCAAGTATTGAAGACCCTACAAAGAAAAAAGCCGCTTTTATAGAATATATGCTCACAGCAATAGAGATTGCAAACAAAGAAATATGCTTAGAAAAAAAGCAAATTCAGAATCTTAAAAAGGCTTATTTAAGAAAACAAGCTTTCAATAAAAAAGAAGCTGGCGTATTAGATGAATACCTAAAATATTATAAGATAGAAAAGAAGCATCCCCCCTTAGACCAGCTTAAACTTTTAGAGCTAAAAATAAATACTGTTCCAACCAGCTTTATTCTAGCTCAAGCAATACTAGAAAGTGGCTGGGGAACATCAAGATTTGCCAAAGACTACAATAATTACTTTGGTCTACACTGTTATTCTAAAGATTGTGGAGTAAAAGCCCTAGATGCAAATGTATACCTAGAGGCATTTAATAATGCAACTGATAGTGTTCTTGGCTATTATCACAGACTTAATACTGGCTCAAACTTTAAAGATTTTAGAGTTATAAGAAATAAAGTAAATAACCAACAGCTACCAGTCTCAGCATTATTTGACACTCTAGAAAGCTATTCAGAAATAGGCTCACATGAATATAAACAACGACTTACTAGTATTATTAAACTAAACAACTTAACACAATATAATTCTATCAAATATTGTCAATAA
- a CDS encoding RluA family pseudouridine synthase: MPNNTLSNEFHQKIILQPEDAGKRIDVAINDLYDQFSRSQIQKWLKEGSITVNEQVIKPKYIVLGDEHVDINIELLPTNEWLPEDIELDIVYEDDDIVVINKPVNMVVHPGAGNMSGTISNALLHRYENQDKLPRAGIVHRLDKDTSGLMVAAKSSVAYHSLVQQLSSREVSRRYLAIVEGEIYYEGTINEPIGRDPNNRTKMAINYKGKEAITNYTPIEVYEGFTLVECKLETGRTHQIRVHMKSIKHPLVGDQTYNKSSVKLKKLGIEDIQRQALHAYKLSFTHPTTEKIVRFKSKLPNDMLSLKNQLRETIEYFDEEDYDYDE; the protein is encoded by the coding sequence ATGCCAAATAATACACTATCTAACGAATTTCATCAAAAGATTATTCTACAACCAGAAGATGCTGGTAAAAGAATTGATGTAGCAATTAATGATTTATACGACCAGTTTTCTCGCTCTCAAATACAAAAATGGTTAAAAGAAGGCTCTATAACAGTTAATGAACAAGTTATTAAGCCTAAATATATAGTGCTAGGTGATGAACATGTTGATATCAATATAGAACTTCTACCTACGAATGAGTGGCTCCCTGAGGATATCGAGCTAGATATAGTTTATGAGGATGATGATATTGTAGTAATAAATAAACCTGTAAATATGGTTGTGCATCCTGGTGCTGGAAATATGTCAGGAACGATATCAAATGCTTTATTACACCGCTATGAAAATCAAGATAAACTGCCTCGCGCAGGTATAGTCCATCGTTTAGATAAAGATACATCTGGATTAATGGTAGCAGCTAAAAGTAGCGTTGCATACCATAGTTTAGTGCAGCAATTGTCAAGTAGAGAGGTATCGCGTAGATATTTAGCTATCGTCGAAGGTGAAATATATTATGAAGGTACAATTAATGAACCAATAGGCCGAGATCCTAATAATCGTACAAAAATGGCTATTAACTATAAAGGTAAAGAAGCTATTACAAATTATACTCCTATTGAGGTTTATGAAGGATTTACTCTAGTTGAGTGTAAACTTGAAACAGGTAGGACTCACCAAATAAGAGTTCATATGAAAAGCATAAAACACCCTTTAGTTGGTGATCAAACATACAACAAATCATCTGTAAAATTAAAAAAACTTGGTATCGAAGATATACAACGACAAGCTCTGCATGCTTATAAACTATCTTTTACTCATCCTACTACAGAAAAAATAGTCAGGTTTAAAAGTAAGCTTCCTAATGATATGCTAAGCTTAAAAAATCAACTTAGAGAAACTATAGAGTATTTTGATGAAGAAGATTATGATTATGATGAATAA
- a CDS encoding outer membrane protein assembly factor BamD, whose translation MTRFLYLIVFILVVLSLSSCGPKKDSELPQVYTGYTASFIYAKAHQQMQNEKYFDAIRSYKSLVAQYPFTPLAEKGMVDLVYVYYMDDESTMALALGKQFIKMYPYSKYKGYVYYMIGVVGFEDGRGLLQTYAPYDMNYHDPTGYEDAYKNFQKAILLDPTGSFVPDAKRRMVFTNNIIAQHYDDIAHFYYKRGAYNAAIDRAAEVIRRYPQSTVVQDAFVLTIRSYNKLGLYDQAKDNIKVLKKNYPKNKFLKNLRPDGTEEPTWYDRWFGWL comes from the coding sequence ATGACTAGGTTTTTATATTTAATAGTGTTTATTCTGGTTGTTTTATCATTAAGCTCTTGCGGGCCTAAAAAAGATAGTGAATTACCTCAAGTTTATACTGGGTATACAGCAAGCTTTATTTATGCAAAAGCTCATCAACAGATGCAGAATGAGAAGTATTTTGATGCTATTCGCTCTTACAAGTCTCTTGTTGCGCAGTATCCATTTACACCATTAGCTGAGAAGGGTATGGTTGATCTAGTTTATGTATATTATATGGATGATGAGTCAACAATGGCTTTAGCGTTAGGTAAGCAATTCATTAAGATGTATCCGTATAGTAAATATAAAGGTTATGTTTATTATATGATTGGGGTAGTAGGCTTTGAGGATGGCAGAGGGTTATTACAAACTTATGCGCCATATGATATGAATTATCATGACCCTACAGGTTATGAAGATGCATATAAGAACTTTCAAAAAGCAATACTACTAGATCCTACAGGTAGTTTTGTACCAGATGCTAAGCGTAGAATGGTATTTACTAATAATATTATTGCGCAGCATTATGATGATATTGCTCACTTTTATTATAAAAGAGGTGCGTATAATGCCGCTATTGATAGGGCTGCTGAAGTAATAAGAAGATATCCTCAAAGTACAGTGGTTCAGGATGCATTCGTGTTAACAATAAGATCTTATAATAAGCTTGGACTATATGATCAAGCTAAGGATAATATCAAAGTCCTTAAGAAAAACTATCCTAAGAATAAGTTCTTGAAGAATTTAAGACCTGATGGTACAGAAGAACCTACTTGGTATGATCGTTGGTTTGGATGGTTATAG